A part of Amycolatopsis camponoti genomic DNA contains:
- a CDS encoding sigma-70 family RNA polymerase sigma factor, protein MTEVAPAVAETADVPSDAVLIQAVRGGDIAAYGRLYDRHLVAARRVAATIASGEAERDDLIAEGFTRVLRILRAGEGPDEEFRPYLLTTIRNTLISWRRRDSAVSLVAEVPDVLPSEGSDEPVDSRLHGTVAAGAFASLPERWRAVLWRTEIEGDSPAKIAEDFGMTPNGVAALAYRAREGLRQAYLDQHIPEARRRNCRIVSGQLSRWVRDGVGDHKAHRITTHLDRCPDCRKLATGLRELNEELPATVAPLILGIPLVTHWLTTTGSLASSGAAASTGASVLSWATAAKVAVASAALVTTVTIGASSSDVAPPPPATGADGATTQPVGTPRAAGVPGGGDQRPTSEAQLTSAPPAPESSAAEPAAEEQVVTTGADGKTTTDKQAAKESKQAAKESKQAAKESKQAAKESKQAEKTKVPTS, encoded by the coding sequence GTGGCGACATCGCCGCGTACGGCCGGCTTTACGACCGGCACCTGGTCGCGGCCCGCCGCGTGGCGGCCACGATCGCGTCGGGCGAGGCGGAACGCGACGACCTCATCGCCGAAGGATTCACCCGCGTACTGCGGATTCTGCGTGCGGGCGAGGGTCCGGACGAAGAATTCCGCCCGTACCTCCTGACGACGATCCGGAACACGCTGATCAGCTGGCGCCGGCGCGACTCGGCCGTCTCGCTGGTGGCCGAGGTGCCGGACGTCCTGCCGAGCGAGGGCAGTGACGAGCCGGTGGACAGCCGGCTGCACGGCACCGTCGCCGCGGGCGCGTTCGCGAGCCTGCCCGAGCGGTGGCGGGCGGTGCTGTGGCGGACCGAGATCGAGGGCGACTCGCCCGCCAAGATCGCCGAGGACTTCGGGATGACGCCGAACGGCGTCGCCGCGCTGGCCTACCGCGCCCGGGAAGGGCTGCGGCAGGCGTACCTGGACCAGCACATCCCGGAAGCCCGGCGGCGCAACTGCCGGATCGTCTCGGGCCAGCTCTCCCGCTGGGTCCGCGACGGCGTCGGGGACCACAAGGCGCACCGGATCACGACCCACCTGGACCGCTGCCCGGACTGCCGGAAGCTGGCCACCGGCCTCCGTGAGCTCAACGAAGAACTGCCCGCCACCGTCGCCCCGCTGATCCTGGGCATCCCGCTCGTGACGCACTGGCTGACCACCACCGGCTCCCTTGCCTCGTCCGGGGCCGCCGCGAGCACCGGGGCCTCGGTGCTTTCGTGGGCCACGGCGGCGAAGGTGGCCGTCGCGAGCGCGGCACTGGTCACGACGGTGACCATCGGCGCGAGCAGCTCCGACGTGGCACCGCCGCCCCCGGCGACCGGCGCGGACGGAGCGACCACGCAGCCGGTGGGAACGCCGCGCGCGGCGGGTGTCCCGGGCGGCGGCGACCAGCGGCCGACCTCCGAAGCGCAGCTCACGTCGGCACCGCCCGCACCGGAGTCGTCCGCGGCAGAGCCGGCGGCCGAGGAGCAGGTCGTGACGACCGGAGCCGACGGGAAGACCACCACGGACAAGCAAGCGGCCAAGGAATCCAAGCAGGCCGCGAAGGAGTCGAAGCAAGCCGCCAAGGAGTCGAAGCAGGCGGCGAAAGAGTCGAAGCAGGCGGAGAAGACGAAGGTGCCCACGAGCTGA
- a CDS encoding PQQ-dependent sugar dehydrogenase gives MLFRRPLFPRRSRRALATAVVVPLAGALAVAVATPAGAVPTGFTDTVAIGGLTSPTAAAFAPDGRVFVAEKSGLVKVFDSLADPTATVFADLRTPTQDFWDRGLLGLAVDPAFPARPYVYVSYTLDALPGGTAPQWGDACPTPPGATDQGCVVTGRISRLTMGPDGTAVSEKPLVTGWCQQFPSHSVGALAFGPDGALYAGGGDGASFNFADYGQVGNPCADPPSPAGTNLAPPNAEGGALRSQSPRRAAGQPVLLNGTLLRLDPDTGDGLPGNPFAGSSDANARRVIAYGARNQFRFGFRPGTRELWAGDVGWNTWEEINRVANAGDAVAENFGWPCFEGTARQAGYDGANLDRCESLYTAGGQAAPFYAYNHNAKVVAGDPCPTGGSSISGIAFESGSNYPAAYAGALFFADSSRGCIWAMQTANGQPSPSRLVPFVTGANTPVQVLTGPGGDVFYVALGSGELRRVSYPGGTNRPPVASATATPSSGPAPLTVRFDGTGSTDPDAGDTLTYAWDLDADGAYDDSAAPDPTWTYTTAAAVDAGLRVTDSHGATATTTVRVTAGTPAGLDPVPVVDAPAASLTWSVGQTVSFSGRAIDAQDGELPPSALSWRLAIRHCAANGTCHTHTVQDFPGVAAGTFVAPDHEYPSYLQLTLTATDSTGRTGAKTVDLQPKTVALTFTSSPDQALLTVGGTQQRTPFSRTVIAGSTNSISADSPQNLPPLNLKYAFSSWAHGGARTQNIVAPATAATYQAKYRLCWLLQPC, from the coding sequence ATGCTCTTCCGTCGTCCCCTGTTCCCCCGAAGATCACGACGCGCCCTGGCCACCGCGGTGGTCGTGCCGCTCGCCGGTGCGCTGGCCGTCGCCGTCGCCACCCCCGCCGGGGCCGTGCCCACCGGGTTCACCGACACCGTCGCGATCGGGGGCCTGACCTCGCCGACCGCCGCGGCGTTCGCCCCCGACGGGCGGGTCTTCGTCGCCGAGAAGAGCGGCCTGGTCAAGGTCTTCGACTCCCTCGCCGACCCGACCGCGACCGTGTTCGCCGACCTGCGGACCCCGACCCAGGACTTCTGGGACCGCGGCCTGCTCGGCCTGGCCGTCGACCCCGCGTTCCCCGCCCGGCCGTACGTCTACGTCTCCTACACCCTCGACGCCCTGCCGGGCGGGACCGCGCCGCAGTGGGGCGACGCCTGCCCGACCCCGCCGGGCGCGACCGACCAGGGCTGCGTCGTCACCGGCCGGATCTCCCGGCTCACCATGGGCCCGGACGGCACCGCCGTCAGCGAGAAGCCCCTCGTGACCGGCTGGTGCCAGCAGTTCCCCAGTCACTCGGTGGGCGCGCTGGCCTTCGGCCCGGACGGCGCCCTGTACGCGGGCGGCGGGGACGGCGCCAGCTTCAACTTCGCCGACTACGGCCAGGTCGGCAACCCCTGCGCCGACCCACCGTCCCCCGCCGGCACGAACCTCGCCCCGCCGAACGCCGAAGGCGGCGCGCTGCGGTCCCAGTCGCCGCGCCGCGCGGCCGGGCAGCCGGTGCTGCTCAACGGCACGCTCCTGCGCCTCGACCCCGACACCGGGGACGGGCTGCCCGGCAACCCGTTCGCCGGCAGCTCCGACGCCAACGCCCGGCGCGTGATCGCCTACGGCGCGCGCAACCAGTTCCGGTTCGGGTTCCGGCCCGGCACGAGGGAGCTGTGGGCCGGGGACGTCGGCTGGAACACCTGGGAGGAGATCAACCGCGTCGCGAACGCCGGGGACGCGGTGGCGGAGAACTTCGGCTGGCCCTGCTTCGAAGGCACCGCGCGGCAAGCGGGCTACGACGGCGCGAACCTCGACCGCTGCGAATCCCTGTACACCGCGGGCGGGCAGGCGGCGCCGTTCTACGCCTACAACCACAACGCCAAGGTCGTGGCGGGCGATCCCTGTCCCACCGGCGGCTCGTCGATCAGCGGGATCGCCTTCGAGTCGGGCAGCAACTACCCCGCCGCGTACGCCGGCGCGCTGTTCTTCGCCGACTCGTCACGCGGCTGCATCTGGGCGATGCAGACGGCGAACGGCCAGCCCAGCCCGAGCCGCCTGGTCCCGTTCGTGACCGGCGCGAACACGCCGGTACAGGTGCTGACCGGCCCCGGCGGCGACGTCTTCTACGTCGCGCTCGGCAGCGGCGAGCTCCGGCGCGTGAGCTACCCCGGCGGTACCAACCGCCCGCCGGTCGCGTCGGCCACTGCGACGCCGTCGAGCGGCCCCGCCCCGCTGACCGTCCGGTTCGACGGCACCGGGTCCACCGACCCGGACGCCGGTGACACCCTGACCTACGCCTGGGACCTCGACGCCGACGGCGCGTACGACGACTCGGCGGCGCCGGACCCGACCTGGACCTACACCACGGCCGCGGCGGTCGACGCCGGACTGCGGGTGACCGACTCCCACGGCGCGACGGCCACCACGACGGTCCGGGTGACGGCCGGGACGCCCGCCGGGCTCGACCCGGTGCCGGTGGTCGACGCGCCCGCCGCGTCGCTGACGTGGTCGGTGGGCCAGACCGTGTCGTTCTCCGGCCGGGCGATCGACGCCCAGGACGGCGAACTGCCGCCCTCGGCGCTGTCCTGGCGGCTCGCGATCCGGCACTGCGCGGCCAACGGCACCTGCCACACGCACACCGTCCAGGACTTCCCGGGCGTCGCCGCGGGCACGTTCGTCGCACCGGACCACGAGTACCCGTCGTACCTGCAGCTCACCTTGACGGCGACGGACTCGACCGGCCGAACCGGCGCCAAGACCGTCGACCTGCAGCCGAAGACGGTGGCGCTGACCTTCACGTCGAGCCCGGACCAGGCGCTGCTCACGGTCGGCGGGACGCAGCAGCGCACGCCGTTCTCGCGGACGGTGATCGCCGGCTCGACCAACTCGATCAGCGCGGACAGCCCGCAGAACCTGCCGCCGCTCAACCTGAAGTACGCCTTCTCGAGCTGGGCGCACGGCGGGGCGCGGACGCAGAACATCGTCGCCCCGGCGACGGCCGCGACCTACCAGGCGAAGTACCGGCTCTGCTGGCTGCTGCAGCCCTGCTGA
- a CDS encoding PadR family transcriptional regulator, producing MSFGHTLLGLLENGPRHGYDLKRAYDDRFGHDRRVHYGQVYSTLARLLKQGLVEADGIEAGGGPERKRYAITDAGVADVGSWLATPEKPEAYLQNTLYTKVVLALLSGRPAADVLDVQRSAHLDAMRELTRRKTRGDLVDQLVCDHALFHLEADLRWLELTAARLDQLAKEIA from the coding sequence ATGTCATTCGGACACACCCTGCTCGGGCTGCTCGAGAACGGCCCCCGGCACGGCTACGACCTGAAACGCGCTTACGACGACCGGTTCGGGCACGACCGCCGCGTCCACTACGGCCAGGTCTATTCGACCCTGGCCCGGCTGCTCAAGCAGGGACTCGTCGAGGCCGACGGCATCGAGGCCGGCGGCGGTCCCGAGCGCAAGCGCTACGCGATCACCGACGCGGGGGTCGCCGACGTCGGCAGCTGGCTGGCGACCCCGGAGAAGCCGGAGGCCTACCTGCAGAACACGCTCTACACCAAGGTCGTGCTCGCCCTGCTCTCCGGCCGTCCCGCCGCCGACGTCCTCGACGTCCAGCGCTCGGCCCACCTCGACGCCATGCGCGAGCTGACCCGCCGCAAGACCCGGGGCGACCTCGTCGACCAGCTGGTCTGCGACCACGCGCTGTTCCACCTGGAGGCCGACCTCCGCTGGCTGGAGCTGACCGCGGCCCGGCTCGACCAGCTGGCGAAGGAGATCGCGTGA
- a CDS encoding ABC transporter ATP-binding protein, protein MTTPGDVLLEAAEVRKAYGATDALTSASLRVRAGEVVALMGPSGAGKSTLLHCLAGIVRPDAGAVRYQGADLALLSDRARSALRRTDFGFVFQFGRLVPELTCLENVALPLRLNGERGRVAARRARDMLGELGLADVAGKRPGEVSGGQGQRVAMARALVTGPRVVFADEPTGALDSLNGEQVMQLLTTAARDRDAAVVLVTHEPRVAAYSDREVVVRDGRTRELEVIG, encoded by the coding sequence GTGACCACCCCGGGGGACGTCCTGCTGGAGGCCGCCGAGGTGCGGAAGGCCTACGGCGCCACGGACGCGCTGACGTCGGCGAGCCTGCGGGTGCGCGCGGGGGAGGTCGTGGCGCTGATGGGCCCGTCGGGGGCGGGCAAGTCGACGCTGCTGCACTGCCTGGCCGGGATCGTCCGGCCGGATGCCGGCGCGGTCCGCTACCAGGGCGCCGACCTCGCGTTGCTGTCCGACCGCGCGCGCTCGGCGTTGCGCCGCACCGACTTCGGGTTCGTCTTCCAGTTCGGCAGGCTCGTTCCGGAGCTGACCTGCCTGGAGAACGTGGCCCTGCCGCTGCGGCTCAACGGCGAGCGCGGCCGGGTCGCGGCCCGGCGGGCGCGGGACATGCTGGGCGAGCTCGGCCTGGCCGACGTGGCCGGCAAGCGGCCGGGCGAGGTGTCGGGTGGCCAGGGTCAGCGCGTGGCGATGGCCCGCGCGCTCGTGACCGGGCCGCGCGTCGTCTTCGCCGACGAGCCGACGGGCGCCCTCGACTCGCTCAACGGCGAGCAGGTCATGCAGCTGCTGACCACAGCGGCGCGCGACCGGGACGCGGCGGTGGTCCTGGTGACGCACGAACCCCGCGTCGCGGCCTACTCCGACCGCGAGGTCGTCGTCCGCGACGGCCGGACGCGGGAGCTCGAGGTGATCGGGTGA
- a CDS encoding FtsX-like permease family protein, with the protein MIRRWVADLALGMRLALGGGGARTALVRLTLTAVGVGLGVAVLLTATSVPHLLGARDDRASSRVLAPGTAAEGVDPIHAVTRNDEFRGRGLQGALVQLTGPHPPAAPGVARLPGPGEAVLSPALAELLRSPDGELLRSRLSQRVIGTIGDAGLTGPNELFFYIGSDTVAQQPDTVLVGRFGYETSRRPLSSLELLLVVVGATTCLVPVFVFVVTSTRLAAAARDRRLAALRLVGADRGQVHRIAAGEALLGSFAGLLAGLVMFQLIRVLVPAITVDAFRGGLFGTDVVPDWRLGVPALLALPLLACAAAVVALRPVVIEPLGVERRGTRSRRKLAWRLFPAVTGGVLLLTGLGGDGDGAGNPAVIVGVVLVLTAVPLVLPWVVERVAGLLGGGSPAWLLAVRRLQLDSATAARLVSGVAVVLAGSIALQGVYDRAESERPVPRQIRVLATYYATSVADGDAFAAAFHALPGLGGVPVRTGALLETAAGDRVSAVVESCPALRARARIADCRDGDVYAAATLADRVPGQGDHVWFSEVRRARAIDRPQWTLPEVHRVPVYGDGGLELLVTPGALATASGVGLTVNATLPTADPDLVERVRNVVGWNGSVDSLGTGRDGTSALITRVLSVGSVLVLLFVAGSLLVAAWEQLRERRRSLAALAANGAGRGVLARSLVWQLAIPVAVAVVVAVPAGLALDWLVLTFVVHRPMAADVPAIALLAATAIAAVLFVTALTLPALWRTTNLENLREE; encoded by the coding sequence GTGATCCGCCGCTGGGTGGCCGACCTCGCCCTCGGGATGCGCCTCGCGCTGGGCGGCGGCGGGGCGCGGACCGCGCTGGTGCGGCTCACGTTGACGGCGGTCGGCGTCGGGCTCGGCGTCGCCGTCCTGCTCACCGCGACGTCGGTGCCGCACCTGCTCGGTGCCCGCGACGACCGGGCGAGCTCGCGCGTCCTCGCCCCGGGGACGGCCGCCGAAGGCGTCGACCCGATCCACGCCGTCACCCGGAACGACGAGTTCCGGGGCCGCGGCCTGCAGGGCGCCCTGGTGCAGCTCACCGGCCCGCACCCGCCCGCCGCGCCGGGCGTGGCCCGGTTGCCGGGGCCGGGGGAGGCCGTGCTGTCCCCGGCACTGGCGGAGCTGCTGCGGTCGCCGGACGGCGAGCTGTTGCGCTCGCGGCTTTCGCAGCGGGTGATCGGCACCATCGGCGACGCCGGGCTCACCGGCCCGAACGAACTGTTCTTCTACATCGGCTCCGACACCGTCGCGCAGCAGCCGGACACCGTCCTGGTCGGCCGGTTCGGGTACGAGACCTCCCGACGTCCGCTGTCCTCGCTCGAGCTGCTGCTGGTCGTGGTGGGTGCGACGACCTGCCTGGTGCCGGTGTTCGTCTTCGTCGTCACCAGCACCCGGCTCGCGGCGGCGGCCCGGGACCGGCGGCTCGCCGCGCTGCGCCTGGTCGGCGCGGACCGCGGCCAGGTGCACCGGATCGCGGCCGGCGAGGCGCTGCTCGGTTCGTTCGCCGGCCTGCTCGCCGGCCTGGTGATGTTCCAGCTCATCCGCGTCCTCGTCCCGGCGATCACCGTGGACGCCTTCCGCGGCGGTCTCTTCGGCACCGACGTCGTCCCCGACTGGCGGCTCGGCGTCCCGGCCCTGCTGGCGCTGCCGCTGCTGGCGTGCGCGGCCGCCGTGGTCGCGCTGCGGCCCGTCGTCATCGAGCCGCTGGGCGTCGAGCGGCGGGGGACGCGGAGCCGGCGGAAGCTGGCGTGGCGCCTGTTCCCCGCCGTCACGGGCGGCGTGTTGCTGCTGACCGGCCTGGGCGGCGACGGCGACGGCGCCGGCAACCCCGCCGTGATCGTCGGCGTCGTGCTCGTCCTCACGGCCGTGCCCCTCGTGCTGCCGTGGGTGGTCGAGCGGGTCGCGGGCCTGCTCGGCGGCGGTTCGCCGGCCTGGCTGCTGGCCGTCCGCCGCCTGCAGCTGGACAGCGCGACGGCGGCGCGCCTGGTCAGCGGCGTCGCCGTGGTGCTGGCCGGATCCATTGCGCTGCAAGGGGTCTACGACCGCGCCGAGAGCGAACGTCCCGTGCCGCGGCAAATCCGGGTGCTCGCGACCTACTACGCCACGAGCGTCGCCGACGGCGACGCGTTCGCCGCCGCCTTCCACGCGCTGCCCGGGCTGGGCGGCGTCCCGGTGCGGACCGGCGCCCTGCTCGAGACCGCGGCGGGGGACCGCGTCTCCGCCGTCGTCGAGAGCTGCCCGGCGCTGCGGGCCCGCGCGCGGATCGCGGACTGCCGCGACGGCGACGTCTACGCCGCGGCGACCCTCGCCGACCGGGTGCCCGGGCAGGGGGATCACGTGTGGTTCTCCGAGGTCCGCCGCGCCCGCGCGATCGACCGTCCCCAGTGGACGCTGCCGGAGGTGCACCGCGTGCCGGTGTACGGGGACGGCGGGCTGGAGCTGCTCGTCACCCCGGGCGCGCTGGCGACGGCGTCCGGGGTCGGGCTGACGGTGAACGCGACCCTGCCGACCGCCGACCCGGACCTGGTGGAGCGCGTCCGGAACGTGGTGGGGTGGAACGGATCGGTGGACTCGCTCGGCACCGGGCGGGACGGCACCTCCGCGCTGATCACCCGGGTCCTGTCGGTCGGTTCGGTGCTGGTGCTGCTGTTCGTCGCGGGCAGCCTGCTCGTCGCCGCGTGGGAGCAGCTGCGGGAACGGCGGCGCAGCCTCGCCGCGCTGGCGGCGAACGGCGCCGGGCGCGGCGTGCTCGCCCGGTCGCTGGTGTGGCAGCTGGCGATCCCGGTGGCGGTCGCGGTGGTCGTCGCCGTGCCGGCCGGGCTGGCCCTCGACTGGCTGGTGCTCACGTTCGTGGTGCACCGGCCGATGGCGGCGGACGTGCCGGCGATCGCGCTCCTCGCGGCGACCGCGATCGCGGCGGTACTGTTCGTCACCGCGCTGACACTGCCCGCGTTGTGGCGGACGACGAACCTGGAGAATCTGCGCGAAGAATGA
- a CDS encoding alpha/beta hydrolase fold domain-containing protein → MLTSRAPLTPPRAERAGARVSYRDALVATLAGYRPLLLDLVVPAGPAPRGGHPVVVYLYGGAPAGGSHKHSLLGDRVTDRLVAAGFAVARAQYRHGREAPFPAQVHDVKAAVRWVRHHAGELDLDAGRVAAWGHSAGGYLAAMLAVTADDAGFEGDLGITGPPSHVGAAIAWSPPTDFTRIPPPPADSPLHSSGHDPHDWLPGPTASPLLHASATAAPLLLAHGTDDAGIPIAHSEALVSAYWRAGADADLIRLDGAGHFYGERRLQHVTDAGIAFLRNHLTAEA, encoded by the coding sequence GTGCTCACTTCCCGTGCTCCGCTCACCCCGCCCCGGGCCGAACGGGCCGGGGCGCGAGTGTCCTATCGGGACGCACTCGTCGCGACGCTCGCCGGCTACCGGCCGCTGCTGCTGGACCTCGTCGTGCCGGCCGGTCCGGCGCCGCGCGGCGGCCATCCGGTGGTGGTCTACCTCTACGGCGGCGCGCCGGCCGGCGGGTCGCACAAGCACAGCCTGCTCGGCGACCGCGTGACGGATCGGCTGGTGGCGGCCGGGTTCGCCGTCGCGCGGGCCCAGTACCGGCACGGGCGTGAAGCCCCTTTCCCCGCGCAGGTCCACGACGTGAAGGCCGCCGTGCGCTGGGTGCGTCACCACGCCGGCGAGCTGGACCTCGACGCCGGCCGCGTCGCGGCGTGGGGTCACTCGGCCGGCGGCTACCTGGCCGCGATGCTCGCCGTCACGGCGGACGACGCCGGCTTCGAAGGCGATCTCGGGATCACGGGCCCGCCGAGTCACGTCGGCGCCGCGATCGCCTGGAGCCCGCCGACGGACTTCACGCGCATCCCGCCGCCGCCGGCGGATTCCCCGTTGCACAGCAGCGGTCACGACCCGCACGACTGGCTCCCCGGGCCGACCGCGAGCCCGCTGCTCCACGCGTCGGCGACCGCGGCCCCGCTCCTGCTGGCCCACGGCACCGACGACGCCGGGATCCCCATCGCCCACAGCGAAGCACTGGTCTCGGCCTACTGGCGGGCCGGCGCCGACGCCGACCTGATCCGCCTCGACGGCGCGGGCCACTTCTACGGCGAACGCCGGCTCCAGCACGTCACCGACGCCGGGATCGCCTTCCTCCGCAACCACCTCACGGCGGAAGCTTGA
- a CDS encoding ArsR/SmtB family transcription factor, with amino-acid sequence MALTIELDVAQLAATRFAISPLSETVACLQQLGGRERQASALPWLRWAEDELTREPLDLPWTWPLIVSGRPNWPEFLVPAPRGSGPSIEDDLAALRRTTARQVRRSLGRVFGSDLRGTVAELAERPAAGLTAIAAELREAHDRLLAPHWPRIRAVLDADVAHRARMLAAGGAERLFAGLHPDLRWDNGKLLLDGDRRVNRGPGGLVLIPVVLGCPHVLVKRSTSTQTTVRYPARGRGALWTAGTRAPSGGTVRLLGRARAGLLEALRSPATTTDLARALGVTPSAVSQHLAVLRENGLVERERSGRQVLYLITALGASLLAR; translated from the coding sequence GTGGCCCTGACGATCGAACTCGACGTCGCGCAGCTCGCGGCGACCCGCTTCGCGATCTCGCCGCTGTCGGAGACGGTCGCGTGCCTGCAGCAGCTGGGCGGCCGCGAGCGGCAGGCGAGCGCGCTGCCGTGGCTGCGCTGGGCCGAGGACGAGCTCACCCGCGAGCCGCTGGACCTCCCGTGGACCTGGCCGCTGATCGTCAGCGGCCGGCCCAACTGGCCGGAGTTCCTGGTGCCCGCCCCGCGCGGCTCCGGTCCGTCCATCGAGGACGATCTGGCCGCGCTGCGGCGGACGACCGCGCGTCAGGTCCGGCGCAGCCTCGGGCGCGTGTTCGGGTCGGACCTCCGCGGCACCGTCGCCGAGCTGGCCGAGCGCCCGGCGGCCGGGCTGACGGCGATCGCCGCGGAGCTGCGGGAGGCGCACGACCGGCTGCTCGCCCCGCACTGGCCGAGGATCCGGGCCGTCCTCGACGCCGACGTCGCCCACCGCGCGCGGATGCTGGCCGCGGGCGGCGCCGAACGGCTGTTCGCCGGCCTGCACCCGGATTTGCGCTGGGACAACGGGAAGCTGCTGCTCGACGGCGACCGCCGGGTGAACCGGGGTCCCGGCGGCCTCGTCCTGATCCCGGTCGTGCTCGGCTGCCCGCACGTCCTGGTCAAGCGGAGCACGTCCACGCAGACGACGGTCCGCTACCCGGCCCGCGGCCGCGGCGCCCTGTGGACGGCCGGCACCCGCGCGCCATCGGGCGGCACGGTCCGGCTGCTCGGCCGCGCGCGGGCCGGGCTCCTCGAAGCGCTGCGCTCCCCCGCCACCACGACCGACCTGGCCCGCGCCCTCGGCGTGACACCCAGCGCGGTGTCGCAGCACCTGGCGGTCCTGCGGGAGAACGGGCTGGTCGAGCGGGAACGCTCCGGGCGCCAGGTGCTCTACCTGATCACCGCGCTCGGAGCGTCCCTGCTCGCCCGCTAA
- a CDS encoding MFS transporter, whose amino-acid sequence MTLPTAYRRLWWATGIDNLGTGAFTAAVPLLTVTVTHDPRLVSLVSAAAYLPWLLLSLPAGALADRHDRAGLMWRAQAVQAVLVGATAVLTACGAIGIPVLVVTAFGLGAGDVVFGTAAQAILPDLVAKPLLPRANGRQQAVTTVTGQFAGPPLGSLLFGVSAALPFGVDAVSLAVSAVLVATLPRRDRGARTRSAVREGLAWLLRHRLLRTLAILVGVNAFCGQLAFATLVLLATRVVHLDARGYGLLLAGAALGSVLGGLVNARVVARIGSRPAVLTALVANIGAFAGIGLSRDAVVLGAFLAVNGFATTLWNIVTVGLRQRLVPPALLGRVTSAYRLLGWGLLPVGTLAGGLVAHALGLRAPYLVAAAARGLALVAALPALAGPSWTDQRRV is encoded by the coding sequence ATGACCCTGCCGACGGCGTACCGGCGGCTGTGGTGGGCCACCGGCATCGACAACCTCGGCACCGGCGCGTTCACCGCGGCGGTGCCCCTCCTGACCGTCACGGTCACGCACGACCCGCGGCTCGTCTCGCTCGTGTCGGCCGCGGCGTACCTGCCGTGGTTGCTGCTGTCCCTGCCCGCCGGTGCGCTGGCCGACCGCCACGACCGGGCCGGCCTCATGTGGCGCGCGCAGGCGGTGCAGGCGGTGCTGGTCGGCGCGACCGCCGTCCTGACCGCTTGCGGCGCGATCGGCATCCCGGTCCTCGTCGTCACGGCGTTCGGGCTGGGCGCCGGTGACGTCGTCTTCGGCACCGCGGCCCAGGCGATCCTGCCGGACTTGGTCGCGAAGCCGCTGCTGCCGCGCGCCAACGGCCGTCAGCAGGCGGTCACGACGGTCACCGGGCAGTTCGCCGGCCCGCCACTGGGCAGCCTGCTGTTCGGCGTCTCGGCGGCACTCCCGTTCGGTGTCGACGCCGTCTCGTTGGCGGTGTCCGCCGTCCTGGTGGCGACGCTGCCCCGGCGGGACCGGGGCGCCCGGACCCGGTCCGCCGTCCGGGAAGGACTGGCGTGGTTGCTGCGGCACCGGCTGCTGCGCACGCTCGCGATCCTGGTGGGTGTCAACGCCTTCTGCGGCCAGCTCGCCTTCGCGACGCTCGTCCTGCTCGCCACCCGGGTCGTGCACCTCGACGCGCGCGGCTACGGCCTGCTGCTCGCCGGGGCCGCGCTGGGCAGCGTGCTCGGCGGCCTGGTCAACGCGCGCGTCGTGGCCCGGATCGGCTCCCGGCCGGCGGTGCTGACCGCGCTGGTCGCGAACATCGGCGCGTTCGCGGGCATCGGCCTGAGCCGCGACGCCGTGGTGCTCGGCGCGTTCCTCGCGGTGAACGGGTTCGCGACGACGCTGTGGAACATCGTCACCGTCGGTCTCCGGCAGCGGCTGGTGCCGCCGGCCCTGCTCGGCCGGGTCACCAGCGCGTACCGGCTGCTCGGCTGGGGCCTGCTCCCGGTCGGCACCCTGGCCGGCGGGCTGGTGGCCCACGCGCTGGGGCTGCGGGCGCCGTACCTCGTCGCGGCCGCCGCGCGCGGGCTCGCACTGGTGGCCGCGCTGCCCGCGCTGGCCGGTCCTTCGTGGACGGATCAGCGCCGCGTGTAG